Genomic window (Roseivirga sp. 4D4):
CTTTGTTGAGCCATTGAGAACGCAATTTGGAGCTACTTTTAATTATGGTTCCAGCCGACCATTTCACAATCCGAACAGACCTGGGTTTCAGAATGATCGGACTCCGGATTATCAGGATTTGAGCTTGAATGCAGCGATTTTACTGAAACAGAACATTATCATTTACCTGTCTTCTTCCAACATTTTCGGAAGAGACAACATATTCGGCTATGAGTATGCCGCTCAGCCAAATTTCGATGGTATTTATGACAGACAGCCTATTAGACAGGGGGCCAAGCGCTTCATCTTTTTAGGCCTGTTCATTACACTTACCAAAGACGGACAAGAAAATCAATTAGAAAATTTATAAGTCAAAAATCATGAAAACAATTACAACACTAATCATTGCAATGGGACTTATGCTCGGCATGGTTCCTTCAAAAAAAGAAGAAGTTACACTCACTGTTACAGTGGATAATCTAAGAAATGAAAATGGTTACATCGCGGTTGCTCTTCACAATGGAGAAACGGAATTTCCAGGCACCGAGGCCTTTATGACCAAATATGTAGAAGCTGAAGGTGGTTCTGTTGAGGTCGTATTTGAGAATGTACCTGTTGGGGAGTATGCCCTAGCGGTTATGCACGATGAAAATGGCAATGAAGAAATGGACTTCAACAGCTATGGTATGCCTACAGAAGGCTATGGCTTCTCAAATGATGCCATGGGAGAGCAAGGCCCACCAGATTTTGATGATGCCTCCTTCGATGTGGATGAGGACATGGATACCGCTGTGACTTTAATGTACCTAGGTGGTTTCTAGGCTAAACAACACAAAATTAGATCCTCGGCTTGCCGGGGGTTTTTTGTTTTAAAGAAA
Coding sequences:
- a CDS encoding DUF2141 domain-containing protein; protein product: MKTITTLIIAMGLMLGMVPSKKEEVTLTVTVDNLRNENGYIAVALHNGETEFPGTEAFMTKYVEAEGGSVEVVFENVPVGEYALAVMHDENGNEEMDFNSYGMPTEGYGFSNDAMGEQGPPDFDDASFDVDEDMDTAVTLMYLGGF